AGCCAGTCCGCGACGTCGCGCGTCGCTTCATCAGCGCGGCGCTCGGTCATCGAGCAGTGCAGGCCCAGCTGCAGCATCTGCTGCATATCATAGTGGAAGCCGCCGGTCGGCGTGCTGTTGCCTTCCAGCGTGCCCGCCTGCTGCGCCAGCAGATATTTGATCGCCCGGTGCAGCAGCAGATCGGGATAGCGGCGGATCGGCGAGGTAAAGTGCGCATAGGAAGAGAGCGCCAGGCCGAAGTGGCCACGGTTTTCCGGATCGTAGACTGCCTGCTTCATCGAACGCAGCAGCATGGTCTGCAGCATTTCGTGGTCGGGACGATCGGCGATGGTTTCCAGCAGCTCGGCGTAATCCAGCGGCTGCGGCTTGTTGCCGCCCGGCAGCGACAGGCCCAGCTCGGCCAGCACGGAGCGGAAGCTCTTGATGCTGTCATCGCTGGGACGATCGTGGTCGCGGAACAGCGCCGGCTCCTGATGCTTCTCAACAAAGCGCGCCGAGGCGATGTTCGCCAGGATCATGCACTCTTCAATCAGCTTATGGGCGTCGTTGCGCACCGTGCGCTCTACGCGCTCAATGCGGCGCTCGGCGTTAAAGATAAACTTCGCCTCTTCGGTTTCAAAGGAGATGCCGCCGCGCTGTTCGCGCGCCTTCTCCAGCACCTGATACATGCTGTGCAGCTCTTCCAGATCTTTCACCAGCGGCGCGTATTGTTCGCGCAGTTCCGGGTTACCCTGCAGAATCGCCCAGACTTTGTTGTAGGTCAGGCGCGCATGGGAATTCATTACCGCTTCATAGTGCTTGTAGCCGGTCAACTTACCGCTGGCGGAAACGGTCATTTCGCACACCATGCAGAGGCGATCAACCTGCGGATTCAGCGAGCAGAGCCCGTTGGACAGCACTTCAGGCAGCATCGGCACCACCTGCGACGGGAAGTAGACCGAGGTACCGCGGTTATGCGCTTCGTTATCCAGCGGCGTGCCGGGACGCACGTAATAGCTGACGTCGGCGATGGCAACCCACAGGCGCCAGCCGCCGCCACGTTTTTTCTGGCAGTAAACGGCGTCATCGAAGTCGCGCGCATCTTCACCGTCGATGGTGACCAGCGGCAGTTGACGCAGATCAACGCGCCCCTGCTTCGCCTCTTCCGGCACCTCTTCACGCAGCGTCGCGATCTGCGCTTCGAGTTCGGCTGGCCAAACGTGCGGAATTTCATGGGTACGCAGCGCCATATCGACCGCAAGGCCGGTGCCCATATCGTCACCCAGGACCTCAATGATTTTGCCGATCGCCTTGGAGCGACGCGTTGAACGCTGCACCAGCTCCACCACCACCACGGAGCCCATATGCGCGCTCATCACCTCTTCCGGCGGGATCAGGATATCGAAGCTCAGGCGGCTGTCGTCCGGCACCACAAAGCCAACGCCGGCTTCGGTGAAGTAGCGGCCGACGATCTGGCTGTTACGCGGCTCCAGTACGCGTACCACGCGCGCCTCGCGGCGGCCCTTGCGGTCGGCGCCCTGCGGCTGAGCCAGGATGATGTCGCCGTGCAGACAGAATTTCATCTGTTCGGCGGAGAGGTAGAAATCATCTTTTTGCCCTTCGACGCGCAGGAATCCGTAACCGTCGCGGTGGCCGATCACCTTGCCGCGCAGCAGGTCGAGACGCTCAGGCAGCACGTAGCACTGGCGACGGGTAAACACCAGCTGTCCGTCGCGCTCCATGGCGCGCAGACGGCGACGCAGCGCTTCCAGCTGCTCTTCGCCTTCAATATGCATTTCAGCCGCCAGCTCTTCACGGCTGGCCGGTTTTTCACGTTTTTCTAAATGCGCGAGGATGAACTCGCGGCTTGGAATGGGGTTTTCGTATTTTTCAGCTTCTCTTTCCTGAAAAGGATCTTTTGACATAGCGGTTCCTCCGTTGTCAGCAGCCGGCCAGCGTTGAAGCTTCAGGCTCCGGCAGCAAAATTTTATAAAGCGGATGGTTATCCTTTACCAGATCGGCCAACGTATAGTTATCCAGCTCGCGCAGGAACTGTTGCGTCGCCTCGTTCAGCGCCTGTCGCAAGCGGCAGGCGGGCGTAATGGCGCAGATATCGCAATTCACCAGCTGCAGCGGTTCCATTTCCCGTACAACCTGTCCGACAACAATTTCCGAGGCGGGTTTACCAAGGCGAATGCCGCCGTTTTTACCGCGTACGGCGGCGACATAGCCCAGACGACTCAGCTGGTTGATGATTTTGACCATATGATTGCGCGACACGCCGTAGGTGTCGGTCACCTGCGTGATGTTCGTCATCTGTCCGGCCGGCAATGACGCCATGTAAATCAGGGCGCGTAGGCCGAAATCGGTAAAACTCGTCAGCTGCACAATAACCTCGGTGAATTTCTGGTGAATTTCATCCGCTTAGCATAATTATTATCTAATGATGATAAACCAGCCCATAAAATTGAGGGCATTTTTTTAAGCAAGCCGGATTTCAGGAAAGCGGTAAGCAAAGTGGGCGGGAATAAAGAGCGGAGCGCCTGCTGTCACACAGAAGACAAAGGCCGGACAGGGTCCGGCCTTTCGCGCAATCAGGCGTCAAACGGATGACGCAGGATCATGGTTTCGCTGCGATCCGGACCGGTAGAGATAATATCAACCGGTACGCCCGTCAGTTCTTCAACACGCTTAATATAATCGCGCGCTGCCTGCGGCAGTGCGTCAACCGATTTCGCGCCAAAGGTGCTTTCGCTCCAGCCTGGCAGGGTTTCATAAATCGGTTCGATGCCTTCCCACCCTTCCGCGGCCAGCGGCGTGGTGGTGACTTCGCGGCCATCCGGCATACGGTAGCCCACGCAGATTTTAACCTCTTTCAGGCCATCCAGCACGTCCAGTTTGGTCATGCAGAAGCCGGAGAGGGAGTTGATCTGCACCGCGCGGCGCACCGCGACCACGTCCAGCCAGCCGGTGCGACGGCGACGGCCAGTAGTGGCACCGAATTCATTGCCCTTCTCACACAGGAATTCGCCAACGTCATCAAACAGTTCGGTCGGGAAAGGACCGGCGCCAACGCGGGTGGAGTAGGCTTTGATAATGCCCAGCACGTAATCGACGTAGCGCGGACCGATGCCGGAGCCTGTCGCCACGCCGCCGGCGGTGGTGTTGGAAGAGGTGACGTAGGGATAGGTGCCGTGATCGATATCCAGCAGGGTACCCTGCGCGCCTTCGAACATGATCAGATCGCCGCGCTTGCGCGCGTTATCCAGCAGATCGGAAACGTCAACTACCATGCCGGTCAGGATATCAGCGATCGCCATAACATCTTTCAGCACGGTGTCGTAATCTACCGCTTCTTCTTTGTAGTAATGCACCAGCTGGAAGTTATAGAAATCGACAATCTCTTTCAGCTTGGCGGCGAAGGTCTCTTTATTGAAGAGATCGCCGACGCGCAGGCCGCGACGCGCGACTTTATCTTCGTAAGCCGGGCCGATGCCGCGACCAGTGGTGCCGATCGC
This DNA window, taken from Mixta gaviniae, encodes the following:
- the rnr gene encoding ribonuclease R encodes the protein MSKDPFQEREAEKYENPIPSREFILAHLEKREKPASREELAAEMHIEGEEQLEALRRRLRAMERDGQLVFTRRQCYVLPERLDLLRGKVIGHRDGYGFLRVEGQKDDFYLSAEQMKFCLHGDIILAQPQGADRKGRREARVVRVLEPRNSQIVGRYFTEAGVGFVVPDDSRLSFDILIPPEEVMSAHMGSVVVVELVQRSTRRSKAIGKIIEVLGDDMGTGLAVDMALRTHEIPHVWPAELEAQIATLREEVPEEAKQGRVDLRQLPLVTIDGEDARDFDDAVYCQKKRGGGWRLWVAIADVSYYVRPGTPLDNEAHNRGTSVYFPSQVVPMLPEVLSNGLCSLNPQVDRLCMVCEMTVSASGKLTGYKHYEAVMNSHARLTYNKVWAILQGNPELREQYAPLVKDLEELHSMYQVLEKAREQRGGISFETEEAKFIFNAERRIERVERTVRNDAHKLIEECMILANIASARFVEKHQEPALFRDHDRPSDDSIKSFRSVLAELGLSLPGGNKPQPLDYAELLETIADRPDHEMLQTMLLRSMKQAVYDPENRGHFGLALSSYAHFTSPIRRYPDLLLHRAIKYLLAQQAGTLEGNSTPTGGFHYDMQQMLQLGLHCSMTERRADEATRDVADWLKCDFMQDQVGNTFTGVIASVTGFGFFVRLNDLFIDGLVHVSTLDNDYYRFDAVGQRLIGESGGRTYRLGDTVEVRVEAVHMDERKIDFALISSQRRPRGEGKTEREKAKKGGAGTHNKRRREMRKNANFEPNEAFRGEGKGAAKGEGKKADKPKGEKKAKKPSDKTRKIAAATKAKRASKKKEA
- a CDS encoding adenylosuccinate synthase, translated to MGKNVVVLGTQWGDEGKGKIVDLLTERAKYVVRYQGGHNAGHTLVINGEKTVLHLIPSGILRENVTSIIGNGVVLSPAALMKEMKGLEERGVPVRERLLLSEACPLILQYHVAMDLAREKARGAKAIGTTGRGIGPAYEDKVARRGLRVGDLFNKETFAAKLKEIVDFYNFQLVHYYKEEAVDYDTVLKDVMAIADILTGMVVDVSDLLDNARKRGDLIMFEGAQGTLLDIDHGTYPYVTSSNTTAGGVATGSGIGPRYVDYVLGIIKAYSTRVGAGPFPTELFDDVGEFLCEKGNEFGATTGRRRRTGWLDVVAVRRAVQINSLSGFCMTKLDVLDGLKEVKICVGYRMPDGREVTTTPLAAEGWEGIEPIYETLPGWSESTFGAKSVDALPQAARDYIKRVEELTGVPVDIISTGPDRSETMILRHPFDA
- the nsrR gene encoding nitric oxide-sensing transcriptional repressor NsrR, with the protein product MQLTSFTDFGLRALIYMASLPAGQMTNITQVTDTYGVSRNHMVKIINQLSRLGYVAAVRGKNGGIRLGKPASEIVVGQVVREMEPLQLVNCDICAITPACRLRQALNEATQQFLRELDNYTLADLVKDNHPLYKILLPEPEASTLAGC